The sequence TCAGCTGGGATGTAAGAAGACTGACAATCCCGCGGATGTGCTCTTTCTTCAGGCTGTTAAAGGTGATGATATCATCAATCCTGTTCAGGAATTCCGGTTTGAAGCTGCTCTTCAACAGGCCTTTCAGGAGGGCATCGGTTTCTTCACCGCTGCCTTTATCCAGAATGATGCTGGAGCCCAGATTGCTGGTCATGATGATGATGGTATTGCGGAAGTTCACGATTCGTCCCTGACTGTCGGTCAATCTTCCGTCATCCAGAATCTGGAGGAGAATATTGAATACATCGGGATGGGCCTTTTCAATCTCATCAAAAAGAACAACCGAATAGGGTCTTCTCCGGACGGCTTCTGTGAGCTGTCCGCCCTCTTCGTATCCCACATACCCGGGAGGAGCTCCCACCAGGCGGGAGACAGAGAATTTTTCCATATATTCGCTCATATCTATTCTTGTCAGGGCTTTTTCGTCGTTGAACAGAAAGTCTGCCAGGGTCTTGGCCAACTCGGTTTTTCCAACCCCTGTGGGTCCCAGGAAAATAAAGGAACCCAGAGGCCGGCCCAGATCGGACAGACCGCTCTTGTTCCGCCTTATGGCGTCAGAGACGGTCTTGACGGCTCGTTCCTGACCGATCACCCGTTTGGTCAGGGTCTCTTCCAGAATCAGGTATTTTTCTTTCTCCGAGGAGAGCATCTTGTCTACGGGTATTCCTGTCCAGGCTGAGACAACCCGGGCAATGTCCTCTTCCCTCACCTCTTCACGGAGCAGGCTCTTCTCTCCCTGAATCCGATGCAGCTCCAGGGAGGCGGCGGCCAGTTCGATCTGGACCTGAGGTAGAGTGCCATGCTTGATTTCGGCGGCTCCCGCTAAATTCCCATCTCTTTCAAACTGAGTTTCCTCCCGTTTCAGCTCATCCATCCGGGAGTTCAGGTCCCGGATTCCTGTGATGACATTCTTTTCATTCTGCCATTGCAGGTGGAGGGAGTCCCGGTCTGACTGGAGGTTCCCCAGGGTCTTGGAAATGACGGCCAGCCGTTCCTTTGAGGCCTCATCCGGCTCAGCCGCAAGGGACTGTCTTTCAATTTCCAGTTGAAGGATCTTCCGTTCCAGCCGGTCCAGTTCGACAGGCTGACTCTCGATCTCCATCTTGAGACGGCTGGCGGCTTCATCAATCAGGTCGATGGCCTTGTCCGGCAGGAAGCGGGATGTGATATAGCGGTCGGAAAGGACTGCGGCGGAGATCAGGGCTTCGTCACGGATACGGACACCGTGATGCACCTCGTAGCGTTCCTTGATGCCCCGGAGGATGGTTATGGAGTCTTCCACACTGGGTTCGGCCGTATAGACCTGCTGAAAACGGCGTTCAAAGGCGGGATCCTTTTCGATGTGTTTGCGGTATTCATCCAGGGTGGTGGCACCTATAGTCCGCAGTTCGCCCCGTGCCAGGGCCGGTTTGAGCAGGTTGGAGGCATCTGTAGATCCCTCGGCGGCTCCCGCCCCCATGATGGAGTGGAGCTCGTCAATAAAGAGGATGATCCGGCCGTCGGCATCGGTGATTTCCTTAATCACCGCCTTGAGACGCTCTTCGAACTCCCCCCTGAATTTGGCACCCGCCACGAGAGACCCCAGATCCAGAGCCAGGATCTGCTTGTCTTTCAGAGAATCGGGAACATCCCCCCGCACAATCCTCAGGGCCAGACCTTCGGCGATGGCTGTCTTGCCCACTCCGGGTTCACCGATCAGAACCGGATTGTTTTTAGTCCTTCTGGACAGGACCTGCATGACCCGCCGGATCTCCTCATCCCGTCCGATCACGGGATCGAGCTTATCTTTTCTCGCCAGGGCTGTCAGATCCCGGCAGTAACGGTCCAGGACCTGATACTGGCTCTCCGGATTATCATTTGTCACTCTCTGAGAGCCTCTCACCGAGACAAGGGCCTTGAGAATAACGTCTTTATTGACTCCGTAACCCTTGAGAAGGCTGTTTCCGATGCCCTGAGAGCCCACCAGGGCCAGCAGGAGGTGCTCAGTGGAGACGAACTCATCCTTAAGTCCCGAAGCCTCCTGTTCGGCTTTTATGAGTATTTTACGAAAGGCCGGAGAGGCGGTAGCCTCGAAGTTATCACCATAGGCTCTGGGCTTGGAGGAGAGAATCTTCACCAGCTCATCCTGAAGAGATTCCTTATGGATTCCCAAACGGTCCATCAGAGGGGGTATCACCCCATCGCTCTGATTCATCAATGAAAGGAGCAGGTGCTCTTCATCGATGATGCTGTGGTTATATTTTTCCGCCAGGCGGGCAGATTCTGCAATCGCTTCCTGAGCCTTTATAGTAAAGTTCTGTGCGGCCATAAATACCTCCGTATTTTCACATACCATTTCACTTGTCTGGTACTCATTTAAAATACTGCCCCCGGGGTGCCAGGTCAAACATGGATGAATCTTTTATTGAAAGGAGAGGAAAAAAATCGTACATTTGTTGTAATCCCCTGTCTGAGGGGCAAAAAGACAGGATTAAGAAGGAACAGGATATTTTTATGCAGCAGGAAATGTGTTT is a genomic window of Oceanispirochaeta sp. containing:
- the clpB gene encoding ATP-dependent chaperone ClpB, which produces MAAQNFTIKAQEAIAESARLAEKYNHSIIDEEHLLLSLMNQSDGVIPPLMDRLGIHKESLQDELVKILSSKPRAYGDNFEATASPAFRKILIKAEQEASGLKDEFVSTEHLLLALVGSQGIGNSLLKGYGVNKDVILKALVSVRGSQRVTNDNPESQYQVLDRYCRDLTALARKDKLDPVIGRDEEIRRVMQVLSRRTKNNPVLIGEPGVGKTAIAEGLALRIVRGDVPDSLKDKQILALDLGSLVAGAKFRGEFEERLKAVIKEITDADGRIILFIDELHSIMGAGAAEGSTDASNLLKPALARGELRTIGATTLDEYRKHIEKDPAFERRFQQVYTAEPSVEDSITILRGIKERYEVHHGVRIRDEALISAAVLSDRYITSRFLPDKAIDLIDEAASRLKMEIESQPVELDRLERKILQLEIERQSLAAEPDEASKERLAVISKTLGNLQSDRDSLHLQWQNEKNVITGIRDLNSRMDELKREETQFERDGNLAGAAEIKHGTLPQVQIELAAASLELHRIQGEKSLLREEVREEDIARVVSAWTGIPVDKMLSSEKEKYLILEETLTKRVIGQERAVKTVSDAIRRNKSGLSDLGRPLGSFIFLGPTGVGKTELAKTLADFLFNDEKALTRIDMSEYMEKFSVSRLVGAPPGYVGYEEGGQLTEAVRRRPYSVVLFDEIEKAHPDVFNILLQILDDGRLTDSQGRIVNFRNTIIIMTSNLGSSIILDKGSGEETDALLKGLLKSSFKPEFLNRIDDIITFNSLKKEHIRGIVSLLTSQLTERLAEKKMKFDISEEALDWLAEQGFDPAYGARPLRRAVQNLIQNPLSIELLKGNFEEGDTVYCRKEGETLVFNSAP